CGAGATCCACCCGGAACTCGTCACCCTGCTCGGCCGGTTGCGCTACCGGACGTCGTACGGACAGAACGTGCTCAAGCACCTCGTCGAGACCGCGCACATCGCCGGGATCATGGCCGCTGAGCTGCGCCTGGACGCGCCCACGATCAAGCGCTGCGCGTTCCTGCACGACATCGGCAAGGCGCTCACCCACGAGGTGGAGGGGAGCCACGCGCTGATCGGCGCCGACCTGGCCCGTAAGTACGGGGAGTCGGAGGAGGTTGTGCACGCGATCGAGGCGCACCACAACGAGGTGCAGCCGCAGACCATCGAGGCTGTTCTCACCCAGGCGTCGGACGCCTGTTCCGGTGGTCGGCCGGGCGCCCGCCGGGAGAGCCTGGAGGCGTACGTCAAGCGGCTCGAACGGATCGAGGAGATCGCCGGCGGCAAGTCGGGCGTGGAGAAGGTCTTCGCGATGCAGGCGGGCCGGGAGATCCGGGTGATGGTGAAGCCGGACGACGTCGACGACATCGGTGCGGCGGTGCTGGCCCGCGACGTGGCGAAGCAGATCGAGGAGGAGCTGACCTACCCGGGTCAGATCCGGGTCACCGTCGTACGCGAGTCCCGGGTGACCGAGATCGCCCGTTGACCGTGCCGGGGCTTCCCGCTCCGGCGCTGGTCCTCCACCCGTCGAGCCCGTGATCGATTCCATGGGCGGTGTACGAGAACGTCCCCGCCGGGATCGCATGGCTGCTCTCCTGGCGGGGACGCCTGGTCGATCTGGGGCCGTCTCCCACTGCCCTGGGCTCTCTCTACCGCCCTGGGCCTGCCGGCTCTCTGTCCCCTACTAAGGGGTGCCGCCACCGGCGCTCGCCTGGGCGATCAGTGCGGTGGCCGGCGGGTTCTGCGCCGGGGTGTTGGCCGTCTTCCGACCACGCGCCAGCCGGCGCTGTACGTACTGGGCCAGCTTGGACAGGGAGTAGTTCACCACGATGAACATCACCGCGATGATCACGTAGGTCTGGATCGGGTTGCTCAGTACGCCGATGATCTGCTTGGCGATGTTGAGGGTGTCCTCGTAGGCGATGATGAAGCCCAGGGACGTGTCCTTGAGGACCACCACGAGCTGGCTGATCAGCGCCGGCAGCATGACGCGGAACGCCTGCGGCAGCAGGATCATCCGGGTGGTCTGCAACGGTGACAGGCCGATCGCGGCGGCTGCCTCCGCCTGACCGCCCGGCAGGCCCTCCATGCCGGACCGGAGGATCTCCGCGATCACCACCATGTTGTAGATGGTGAGGCCGATGACGAGGTACCAGAGGGTGTCGAAGCTGACGCCGAACTCGGGCAGACCGCGCGCGACGAAGAAGATGGTGAGAACCACCGGGAGTCCACGGAACACCTCGACGCAGACCCGGGTGATGGCGGAGAGCAGGGTGCTCAGCCCGCGCAGCAGGTACGACAGTGGCGTGCTCAGACCGGTGAACCGGCGGCGGGCCAGGCTCTTGAGCTGGATCCTCAGGATCGCCAGCAGCGTGCCGAGCACGAGCGAGGAGAGGATCGAGAGCGCGGCGGCGACCAGGGTCTGGCGGAAGCCGAAGCCGAGCCGGTCCCAGACCTGGCTGAAGTTCTCGTTGCCGGGGTCGATGAGCGGACCCCAGAGTTCCATCGACAACTGGCCCTTCTGGTCCAGCGGCCGGTAGATCAGGAAGTAGGCGGCGAGCAGCAGCGCGATGCCGACCGCGATGCTGCTGATCCAGGTGATCCTCCGCTGGCGGGGGCCCGGGACGTCGTAGAGGACGCTCGTCTGGCCGCTCATCGGGCCACCGCCTGACGCTTCTCCAGCCGGTCGAGAAGGGCGCCGAGGGGGACGGTCATGATGAGGTATCCGATCGAGATGCCGATGGCGACGGGGATGAACGCGAAGCCCTCGGCCGACGTGAGCTGGTCGGCGGACTGGGCGAGGTCGCCGACCACCCCGAAGAAGCCGGCCAGCGCCGAGTTCTTGATCATGGCGATGATGACCGAGCCGAGCGGCACCGTCGCGGCCTTCCATGCCTGGGGCAGCACCACGTGGCGCAGGTTCTGGCTGAAGGTCAGCCCCAGCGACCGGGCGGCCTCGGCCTGACCCGCCGAGACCGCGTTGACCCCGGAACGCAGCGCCTCGCAGACGAACGCCGCCGTGTAGAGCACGAGAGCGATGAGCGCGAAGCGGAAGTACGGCAGGTCCGTGCCGAGCCGCGTGAACAGCGAGTCGAGCAGGGGGATGCGCAGGAAGTCCGCGTTCGAGCCGAGTGCCGGCAGACCGAAGGCCGAGAAGAACATGACCACGGTCAGCGGCAGGTTTCGGAAGACCGTCACGTACGCGGTGCCGACCGCGCGCAGCGGGGGCACCGGCGAGATGCGGAAGACCGCCACGATGGCGCCCAGGATCAGGGCGCCGATCGCGGCGAGGAGACAGATCTGGAGGGTGACCCAGAAGCCACCCGCGAACACGTCGAAATTCTCGATCAGTACATCCACGTGTTTGCCTTCCCGCCCACTCTCCAGATCCGTCAGGTGTCCTAGTAGCGGTTCAGCGTGGGGGCGGTGCCGAGGGTGGCGCCGAACTTGCCGGCGGTGTCATCCCAGGCCTTCTTCCAGCGGCCGTCCGCGAAGATCTTCTCGAGCGTGTCGTTGATGAAGTTGCGGAAGTCGGTGTCTTCCTTCTTCACGCCGATGCCGTACGGCTCCTTGGTGAAGTTGTCGCCGGCCATCTTGAACGACGCCTCGTCCTTGGCGATGTAGCCGAGCAGGATCACGTTGTCGGTGGTGACCGCGTCGACCTGGGAACCCTTGAGGGCGTCCCGGCACTTGTCGTA
The Micromonospora pisi DNA segment above includes these coding regions:
- a CDS encoding amino acid ABC transporter permease translates to MSGQTSVLYDVPGPRQRRITWISSIAVGIALLLAAYFLIYRPLDQKGQLSMELWGPLIDPGNENFSQVWDRLGFGFRQTLVAAALSILSSLVLGTLLAILRIQLKSLARRRFTGLSTPLSYLLRGLSTLLSAITRVCVEVFRGLPVVLTIFFVARGLPEFGVSFDTLWYLVIGLTIYNMVVIAEILRSGMEGLPGGQAEAAAAIGLSPLQTTRMILLPQAFRVMLPALISQLVVVLKDTSLGFIIAYEDTLNIAKQIIGVLSNPIQTYVIIAVMFIVVNYSLSKLAQYVQRRLARGRKTANTPAQNPPATALIAQASAGGGTP
- a CDS encoding amino acid ABC transporter permease, producing the protein MDVLIENFDVFAGGFWVTLQICLLAAIGALILGAIVAVFRISPVPPLRAVGTAYVTVFRNLPLTVVMFFSAFGLPALGSNADFLRIPLLDSLFTRLGTDLPYFRFALIALVLYTAAFVCEALRSGVNAVSAGQAEAARSLGLTFSQNLRHVVLPQAWKAATVPLGSVIIAMIKNSALAGFFGVVGDLAQSADQLTSAEGFAFIPVAIGISIGYLIMTVPLGALLDRLEKRQAVAR